In a single window of the Cupriavidus sp. P-10 genome:
- a CDS encoding AI-2E family transporter, with protein sequence MSSGQLIEKIAAVFALIVLIGGSLLVLAPFTTALLWGAILAYSSWYPYTVLSRWLGNRRGLAALICVLLATVIVLGPFVYAGASFSAHLDDLSALVDRYMEHGIPQLPDWLSSLPYVGTYLQGSWDRIINADSEMVANLRKLIAPVGHVLLGAGLSIGAGLGQLALSIILAFFFYTGGEFAIAWLRAGMRRIAGERADHLLELAGSTVKGVVYGVLGTAFIQAVLAAIGLWIAGVPGAAILGFVTFFLSVVPVGPPLVWLPAALWLYHSGSTGWAIFLVVWGVGVVSMADNIVKPLLISKGTGMPLIWIMLGVLGGALAFGFLGVFIGPTLLAVAYALLRDWTIGSQAELAQDLAHDLKPGGAAAVAPPAPAATAKTAAAAAPAVVDNPDVPPATTGKHPG encoded by the coding sequence ATGAGTTCCGGCCAGTTAATCGAGAAAATTGCAGCAGTCTTTGCGCTGATCGTCCTGATCGGCGGCTCGCTGCTTGTGCTCGCGCCCTTTACCACGGCGCTGCTGTGGGGCGCGATCCTGGCCTACAGCTCGTGGTACCCGTACACCGTGCTGTCGCGCTGGCTCGGCAACCGCCGCGGCCTGGCCGCGCTGATCTGCGTGCTGCTGGCTACGGTGATCGTGCTGGGCCCGTTCGTCTATGCCGGCGCCAGCTTCTCGGCGCACCTGGACGACCTGTCGGCGCTGGTCGACCGCTACATGGAGCACGGCATCCCGCAGCTGCCTGACTGGCTGAGCAGCCTGCCCTATGTCGGCACGTACCTGCAAGGCTCGTGGGACCGCATCATCAACGCCGACTCCGAGATGGTCGCCAACCTGCGCAAGCTGATCGCGCCGGTCGGGCATGTGCTGCTCGGCGCCGGCCTGTCGATCGGCGCGGGGCTGGGGCAGCTGGCGCTGTCGATCATCCTGGCGTTCTTCTTCTATACCGGCGGCGAGTTCGCCATTGCCTGGCTGCGCGCGGGCATGCGCCGCATTGCCGGCGAGCGTGCCGACCACCTGCTGGAACTGGCCGGCAGCACCGTCAAGGGCGTGGTCTACGGCGTGCTGGGCACGGCCTTTATCCAGGCGGTGCTGGCCGCCATCGGGCTCTGGATCGCCGGCGTGCCGGGCGCGGCCATCCTCGGCTTCGTCACGTTCTTCCTGTCGGTGGTGCCGGTGGGCCCGCCGCTGGTGTGGCTGCCGGCGGCGCTGTGGCTGTACCACTCCGGATCCACTGGCTGGGCCATCTTCCTGGTGGTCTGGGGCGTGGGCGTGGTCAGCATGGCCGACAACATCGTCAAGCCGCTGCTGATCAGCAAGGGCACCGGCATGCCGCTGATCTGGATCATGCTGGGCGTGCTGGGCGGCGCGCTGGCGTTCGGCTTCCTGGGTGTATTCATCGGCCCGACGCTGCTGGCGGTGGCGTATGCGCTGCTGCGCGACTGGACCATCGGCTCGCAGGCCGAGCTGGCGCAGGACCTCGCGCACGACCTGAAGCCGGGCGGCGCGGCTGCGGTAGCGCCGCCCGCCCCGGCAGCAACGGCTAAAACGGCAGCAGCAGCGGCACCCGCCGTGGTCGACAACCCCGACGTGCCGCCGGCGACCACCGGCAAGCACCCCGGCTGA
- a CDS encoding HPP family protein, translating to MPTAPAVASLAQNTRAWLRTFVPLPISANRHERLKSCFGALLGLFCTEWISHQTLGGFNPWFVAPMGASAVLLFAVPSSPLAQPWSIIGGNLFAALVGVACARWIPDPGLAAATAVAVAIAVMFQFRCVHPPSGAVAITAVFGGPAVSALGFGFVVVPVLFNSMLLLLMALAFNNLSRRRYPHRPPEPAVQHGTKDVPPTQRVGFNRADLDAALKARGEFLDIEEDDLEAILVAAQLRAYRRHFGNVLCGEIMSRDVIMVRPDQPAHEAGHLLSRHRIKALPVVDAQNRLEGIITQSDFFAAQRDTGARRLAGTVRNLMTHAVVTARADQPMVELAQAFSDGGLHHAPVIDDHRRVIGMVTQSDLVAALLKSGVMAVPA from the coding sequence ATGCCAACCGCCCCCGCTGTCGCCTCCCTGGCGCAAAACACCCGTGCATGGCTGCGCACTTTCGTCCCGCTGCCGATCTCCGCCAACCGACATGAGCGCCTCAAGAGCTGCTTCGGCGCGCTGCTCGGCCTGTTCTGCACCGAATGGATCAGCCACCAGACGCTGGGCGGATTCAATCCCTGGTTCGTCGCGCCAATGGGCGCGTCGGCGGTATTGCTGTTCGCGGTGCCGTCTTCGCCACTGGCGCAGCCGTGGTCGATCATCGGCGGCAACCTGTTTGCGGCGCTGGTGGGCGTGGCCTGCGCGCGCTGGATCCCTGACCCGGGCCTGGCCGCGGCGACAGCCGTGGCCGTGGCGATCGCCGTCATGTTCCAGTTCCGCTGCGTGCATCCGCCCAGCGGGGCCGTGGCGATCACCGCGGTATTCGGCGGCCCGGCGGTCAGCGCTCTCGGCTTCGGCTTCGTGGTGGTGCCAGTGCTGTTCAACTCGATGCTGCTGCTGCTGATGGCGCTGGCCTTCAACAACCTGTCGCGCCGGCGCTACCCGCACCGCCCGCCCGAGCCCGCGGTGCAGCATGGCACCAAAGACGTGCCGCCGACCCAGCGCGTGGGCTTTAACCGCGCCGACCTGGACGCGGCCCTGAAGGCGCGCGGCGAATTCCTCGACATCGAAGAAGACGACCTCGAGGCCATCCTGGTGGCGGCGCAGCTGCGCGCGTACCGGCGCCACTTCGGCAACGTTCTGTGCGGCGAGATCATGTCGCGCGACGTCATCATGGTGCGGCCGGACCAGCCCGCGCACGAGGCTGGCCACCTGCTGTCGCGGCACCGCATCAAGGCACTGCCGGTGGTCGATGCGCAGAACCGCCTCGAAGGCATCATCACCCAGAGCGATTTCTTCGCCGCGCAGCGCGATACCGGTGCGCGCCGGCTGGCCGGCACCGTGCGCAACCTGATGACGCACGCCGTGGTCACCGCCCGCGCCGACCAGCCGATGGTGGAACTGGCCCAGGCCTTCTCCGATGGCGGCCTGCACCATGCGCCGGTGATCGACGACCACCGCCGCGTGATCGGCATGGTGACGCAGTCCGACCTGGTTGCCGCGCTGCTCAAGAGCGGCGTGATGGCAGTGCCGGCCTGA
- a CDS encoding chloride channel protein codes for MSFPASSTAAPVEKRDYAVNRRLLMLSAIALGIGALSTVAASVLVNLIRFFTNLFFYQTLSLAERSPADHALGAWVIAVPVVGGLVVGLMARYGSDKIRGHGIPEAIEAVLFGKSKMSPRVAVLKPLSSGIVIGSGGPFGAEGPIIMTGGSLASLLAQYLHLTAGERKALLVAGACAGMTAIFGTPVAAVLLAVELLLFELRPRSLLPVALACAVAGFLRPLLFEAGPLFPLQTAAAGTPALASCVIAGLLCGALGAGLTLALYRTEDAFSRLPLHWMWWPAIGGLVVGIGGYFEPRALGVGYDVIGDLLNHRIAIGIALGLLAVKAVIWIAALGSGTSGGVLAPLLMLGAGLGTVLAPWLPGGSPELWALVCMAGVLGSVLGAPLTAIVFAFGLTHDTHALLPLLLTTAVAYGFSVLTMKRSIMTEKIARRGLHIYREYGVDPLERAHVGELMTHEVVTIDADLPVADALARYFGEHAAHRAYPVVAGGRVLGMLERAAIRGAAAGEVPPGLRCRDLLSAPAHVLLPEQTARAAAGSMATLSVARLPVVESVDSMRLAGIVSLRDLLQASSQVHHEEARRERLRGRLAG; via the coding sequence ATGTCGTTCCCTGCGTCATCCACCGCCGCGCCCGTCGAGAAGCGTGACTACGCCGTCAACCGCCGCCTGCTGATGCTGTCGGCGATCGCGCTGGGCATCGGCGCGCTCAGCACCGTGGCGGCCAGCGTGCTGGTCAACCTGATCCGCTTCTTCACCAACCTGTTCTTCTACCAGACGCTGTCGCTGGCCGAGCGCTCGCCGGCGGACCATGCGCTGGGCGCGTGGGTCATCGCCGTGCCGGTGGTCGGCGGCCTGGTGGTGGGGCTGATGGCGCGCTACGGCAGCGACAAGATCCGCGGCCACGGCATTCCCGAGGCGATCGAGGCGGTGCTGTTCGGCAAGAGCAAGATGTCGCCGCGGGTGGCGGTGCTCAAGCCGCTGTCGTCGGGCATCGTGATCGGCAGCGGCGGGCCGTTCGGCGCCGAGGGGCCGATCATCATGACCGGCGGCTCGCTGGCGTCGCTGCTGGCGCAGTACCTGCACCTGACCGCCGGCGAGCGCAAGGCGTTGCTGGTGGCGGGCGCGTGCGCGGGCATGACGGCGATCTTCGGCACGCCGGTGGCGGCGGTGCTGCTGGCGGTGGAACTGCTGCTGTTCGAGCTGCGCCCGCGCAGCCTGCTGCCGGTGGCGCTGGCATGCGCGGTGGCGGGCTTCCTGCGGCCGCTGTTGTTCGAGGCTGGCCCGCTGTTCCCGCTGCAGACCGCGGCCGCGGGCACGCCGGCCCTGGCATCGTGCGTGATCGCCGGACTGTTGTGCGGCGCGCTGGGCGCTGGGCTGACGCTGGCGCTGTACCGCACCGAGGACGCATTCTCGCGCCTGCCGCTGCACTGGATGTGGTGGCCGGCGATAGGCGGGCTGGTGGTCGGCATCGGCGGCTATTTCGAGCCGCGCGCGCTGGGCGTTGGCTATGACGTGATCGGCGACCTGCTCAACCACCGCATCGCCATTGGCATTGCGCTGGGGCTGCTGGCGGTCAAGGCGGTGATCTGGATCGCGGCACTGGGCTCCGGCACCTCGGGTGGCGTGCTGGCCCCGCTGCTGATGCTCGGGGCGGGGCTGGGCACGGTGCTGGCGCCGTGGCTGCCGGGCGGTTCGCCCGAGCTGTGGGCGCTGGTGTGCATGGCCGGCGTGCTTGGCAGCGTGCTGGGCGCGCCGCTGACCGCGATCGTGTTCGCCTTCGGGCTGACGCACGACACGCACGCGCTGCTGCCGTTGCTGCTGACGACGGCGGTCGCGTACGGTTTCTCGGTGCTGACCATGAAGCGCTCGATCATGACCGAAAAGATCGCCCGGCGCGGCCTGCATATCTACCGCGAATACGGCGTCGACCCGCTTGAGCGCGCCCATGTGGGCGAGCTGATGACGCACGAGGTGGTGACGATCGATGCCGACCTGCCGGTGGCCGACGCCTTGGCGCGCTACTTCGGCGAACACGCCGCGCACCGCGCCTATCCGGTGGTGGCGGGCGGGCGCGTGCTGGGCATGCTGGAACGCGCCGCCATCCGCGGCGCGGCCGCCGGCGAGGTGCCGCCTGGCCTGCGCTGCCGTGACTTGCTGAGTGCGCCGGCGCATGTGCTGTTGCCTGAGCAGACCGCGCGCGCGGCCGCGGGGAGCATGGCCACGCTCAGCGTGGCGCGGCTGCCGGTGGTGGAAAGCGTGGACAGCATGCGGCTGGCGGGCATTGTGTCGCTGCGCGACCTGCTGCAGGCAAGTTCGCAGGTCCATCATGAGGAAGCGCGGCGCGAGCGGCTGCGGGGGCGGTTGGCAGGCTGA
- a CDS encoding Lrp/AsnC family transcriptional regulator — MDATDQQLLSLLRDNARTPVTALAQALRVSRATVQNRIDKLEKEGLIVGYTVRLRPEAEAHRIRAWMTIAVEGNKARTVLQALRGEPNVQALHTTNGRWDIIAELRADTLEAFDRTLDRIRLIEGISATETSILLSTYK; from the coding sequence ATGGACGCCACCGATCAACAGCTGCTTTCCCTGCTGCGCGACAACGCACGCACGCCGGTCACCGCGCTGGCGCAGGCACTGCGCGTGTCGCGCGCGACCGTGCAGAACCGGATCGACAAACTGGAGAAGGAAGGACTGATCGTCGGCTATACCGTGCGCCTGCGGCCCGAGGCCGAGGCGCACCGGATCCGCGCGTGGATGACGATCGCGGTGGAAGGCAACAAGGCGCGCACGGTGCTGCAGGCGCTGCGGGGCGAGCCCAACGTGCAGGCGCTGCATACCACCAATGGGCGCTGGGACATCATTGCCGAACTGCGCGCGGATACGCTGGAGGCGTTTGACCGGACCCTGGACCGGATCCGGTTGATCGAGGGGATCAGCGCGACGGAGACGAGTATTTTGCTGTCGACCTACAAATAG
- a CDS encoding dimethylarginine dimethylaminohydrolase family protein: protein MIHTPTILIVEPTFYDVSYSINPWMDPDAWARDPRGMHRNAMQSFDALRAALGRAGFAVEVAAGAPDLPDMVFPANAAVVLDGRALLARFRYPQRRGEEAPFAAIFGVLRERGLLDEVALLPEGCFQEGAGDCIWDAGRGHFWAGFGPRSSHEAATAVSEFFGKEVVALELATEQSYHLDVCFCPLSGGEILYYPPAFSEAALRELRARLPARLRIEASADDLRHFSVNAVNLDDQVVMTRTTPHLRTELGRRGYQLHEVDLSPFMLSGGGAYCMTLRLDRSSGPGVAAAAA from the coding sequence GTGATCCACACCCCCACGATCCTGATTGTCGAGCCGACCTTCTACGACGTGTCGTACAGCATCAATCCGTGGATGGACCCCGACGCCTGGGCGCGCGACCCGCGCGGCATGCACCGCAACGCCATGCAGTCCTTCGACGCGCTGCGCGCGGCGCTGGGCCGGGCCGGCTTCGCGGTGGAAGTGGCGGCCGGCGCCCCCGACCTGCCCGACATGGTATTCCCGGCCAATGCCGCCGTGGTGCTAGACGGCCGCGCACTGCTGGCGCGCTTCCGCTACCCGCAGCGGCGCGGCGAAGAAGCGCCGTTCGCGGCAATCTTCGGCGTGCTGCGCGAGCGCGGCCTGCTCGATGAAGTGGCGCTGCTGCCCGAGGGCTGCTTCCAGGAAGGCGCGGGCGACTGCATCTGGGATGCCGGCCGCGGCCACTTCTGGGCCGGCTTCGGTCCGCGCTCGTCGCATGAGGCGGCCACCGCCGTGTCGGAATTCTTTGGCAAGGAAGTGGTGGCGCTGGAGCTGGCCACCGAGCAGAGCTACCACCTCGACGTATGCTTCTGCCCGCTGTCCGGCGGCGAGATCCTCTACTATCCGCCGGCCTTCAGTGAAGCGGCGTTGCGCGAGCTGCGCGCACGCCTGCCGGCGCGCCTGCGCATCGAGGCCAGCGCCGACGACCTGCGCCACTTCAGCGTCAACGCCGTCAACCTGGACGACCAGGTGGTGATGACCCGCACCACGCCGCACCTGCGCACCGAACTGGGCCGGCGCGGCTACCAGCTGCACGAGGTCGACCTCTCGCCCTTCATGCTGTCCGGCGGCGGCGCGTATTGCATGACGCTGCGGCTCGACCGCAGCAGCGGGCCCGGCGTCGCCGCGGCCGCGGCCTGA
- a CDS encoding ornithine cyclodeaminase, translated as MKETARSLFLDANDVARLVAAVGVQPAIVQMADHVRQDFLRWDAFDKSARLASHSARGVIELMPVSDGIQYAFKYVNGHPRNAQHGMPTVMACGMLAEVETGFPLMLADLTLATALRTAATSALAAQAMARPGARTMALIGNGAQAEFQVLAFHAMLGVREIAAYDIDPAATARLMRNLAGVPGLAIRAAASVQAALDGADIVSTVTADKTRATILTPAQVRPGMHLNAVGGDCPGKTELHADILRRARIVVEYEPQTRIEGEIQQLPADAPVTELWQVLAGDAPGRVTADDVTVFDSVGFALEDYAALRWLYAAAHARRAGRAVELVAMPPDPRNLYGWMMAQAEDREAGLELPRLASLA; from the coding sequence ATGAAAGAGACCGCCCGGTCGCTGTTCCTCGACGCCAACGACGTGGCCCGGCTGGTGGCCGCGGTCGGCGTTCAGCCCGCCATCGTGCAGATGGCCGACCATGTCCGCCAGGACTTCCTGCGTTGGGATGCCTTCGACAAGTCCGCCCGCCTGGCCAGCCATTCCGCCCGCGGCGTGATCGAGCTGATGCCGGTGAGCGACGGCATCCAGTACGCGTTCAAGTACGTCAACGGCCATCCGCGCAACGCGCAGCATGGCATGCCGACGGTGATGGCGTGTGGCATGCTGGCAGAGGTGGAAACCGGCTTCCCGCTGATGCTCGCCGACCTGACGCTGGCCACCGCGCTGCGCACCGCCGCCACCTCGGCGCTGGCCGCGCAGGCGATGGCGCGGCCGGGTGCGCGCACCATGGCGCTGATCGGCAATGGCGCGCAGGCCGAGTTCCAGGTGCTTGCCTTCCACGCCATGCTGGGCGTGCGCGAGATCGCCGCCTACGACATCGATCCCGCCGCCACGGCACGGCTGATGCGCAACCTTGCCGGCGTGCCGGGACTGGCGATCCGCGCCGCGGCATCCGTGCAGGCCGCGCTGGACGGCGCCGACATCGTGTCCACCGTGACCGCCGACAAGACCCGCGCCACCATCCTGACACCGGCGCAGGTGCGCCCGGGCATGCACCTGAACGCGGTCGGCGGCGACTGCCCCGGCAAGACCGAGCTGCATGCCGATATCCTGCGCCGGGCGCGCATCGTGGTGGAGTACGAACCGCAGACGCGCATCGAGGGCGAGATCCAGCAACTGCCTGCCGACGCGCCCGTGACCGAGCTGTGGCAGGTGCTGGCCGGCGACGCGCCGGGCCGTGTCACGGCCGACGACGTGACGGTGTTCGATTCCGTGGGATTTGCGCTGGAAGACTACGCCGCGCTGCGCTGGCTCTATGCCGCCGCGCATGCCCGGCGGGCGGGCAGGGCGGTGGAACTGGTGGCGATGCCGCCGGATCCGCGCAATCTCTATGGCTGGATGATGGCGCAGGCTGAAGACCGCGAGGCCGGGCTGGAACTGCCGCGGCTGGCATCGCTGGCCTGA
- a CDS encoding helix-turn-helix domain-containing protein produces MKLDPALAEKPYYSTRTAAKLLNVSLGTVQKMVERGELGAWKTNGGHRRIHKETVHRLLATRIGHEAAAPHGLDLVVFHPNHQEAQRIHGQLGKWGLPLKSVVVDDVLDTVITSVSAHPRVVLYYVDELNDAESATIEKLQNFFASQHVIFAVITNRQAYDGVADALQHWGIMVFLKTPSLEEVKGFLRAQLMMGRAG; encoded by the coding sequence ATGAAACTGGATCCGGCACTAGCTGAAAAGCCTTACTACAGCACGCGTACAGCGGCAAAACTGCTCAATGTCTCGCTGGGCACTGTCCAGAAGATGGTAGAGCGCGGCGAACTGGGCGCCTGGAAGACCAACGGCGGCCACCGGCGCATCCACAAGGAAACCGTGCATCGCCTGCTGGCGACGCGCATCGGGCACGAAGCGGCGGCGCCGCATGGCCTGGACCTGGTGGTGTTCCATCCCAACCACCAGGAAGCGCAGCGCATCCACGGCCAGCTTGGCAAGTGGGGCCTGCCGCTCAAGAGCGTGGTGGTCGACGATGTGCTTGACACCGTCATCACCTCGGTCAGCGCGCATCCGCGCGTGGTGCTGTACTACGTCGACGAACTCAACGACGCCGAGTCGGCCACCATCGAGAAATTGCAGAATTTCTTTGCCAGCCAGCACGTGATCTTTGCGGTGATCACCAACCGGCAAGCCTATGATGGCGTGGCCGACGCGCTGCAGCACTGGGGCATCATGGTGTTCCTGAAGACGCCCTCGCTGGAAGAGGTCAAGGGCTTCCTGCGCGCCCAGCTGATGATGGGGCGCGCCGGCTGA
- a CDS encoding sigma-54-dependent transcriptional regulator, giving the protein MPAELTVLIVEDDADVRLGCEQALRLEGLATRGVGSAEAALREVDRGYAGVVVSDIRLPGIDGMALLAQLRERDPALPVIMITGHGDVGLAVQAMKQGAYDFLEKPFSPEQLVDATRRALEQRRLALEVSELRERLAGREKLETRLIGHSPAVERLRRLIADLAGTDANVLIHGETGTGKELVARCLHEASPRHARHFVAINCGGLPEQLFESEIFGHEAGSFTGAARRRIGKIEHAEGGTLFLDEIESMPMPLQIKLLRVLQERVVERLGSNQPVPVNARVVAATKADLRTLSDAGQFRADLYYRLNVITLELPALRERREDVPPLFEHFVAQAALRFEREVVPASAAELAALVAYPWPGNVRELRNLAERHVLGLGCNPGHGTAAPAALPLAQAVDQFERALIADAMRRHDGNLSRASEALGVAKTTLFDKVRKHGLQDR; this is encoded by the coding sequence ATGCCGGCTGAACTGACCGTACTGATCGTCGAGGACGATGCCGACGTGCGCCTGGGCTGCGAACAGGCGCTGCGCCTCGAGGGGCTGGCCACGCGCGGCGTGGGCAGCGCCGAGGCGGCGCTGCGCGAGGTGGATCGCGGCTACGCCGGCGTGGTGGTCAGCGACATCCGCCTGCCCGGCATTGACGGCATGGCGCTGCTGGCGCAGCTGCGCGAACGCGACCCCGCGCTGCCGGTGATCATGATCACCGGCCACGGCGACGTGGGCCTGGCGGTGCAGGCGATGAAGCAAGGCGCCTATGACTTCCTCGAAAAGCCGTTCTCGCCCGAGCAGCTGGTCGATGCCACGCGCCGCGCGCTGGAGCAGCGCCGGCTCGCGCTGGAAGTGTCAGAACTGCGCGAACGTCTGGCCGGACGCGAAAAACTCGAAACTCGCCTGATCGGCCATTCGCCCGCGGTCGAACGCTTGCGCCGGCTGATCGCCGACCTCGCCGGCACCGACGCCAACGTGCTGATCCACGGCGAGACCGGCACCGGCAAGGAACTGGTGGCGCGCTGCCTGCACGAGGCCAGCCCGCGCCATGCGCGCCACTTCGTCGCCATCAATTGCGGCGGCCTGCCCGAGCAGCTGTTCGAAAGCGAGATTTTCGGCCATGAGGCAGGCTCGTTCACCGGCGCCGCGCGCCGGCGCATCGGCAAGATCGAACACGCCGAAGGCGGCACGCTGTTCCTCGACGAGATCGAAAGCATGCCGATGCCGCTGCAGATCAAGCTGCTGCGCGTGCTGCAGGAGCGCGTGGTGGAGCGGCTCGGCTCGAACCAGCCGGTGCCCGTCAACGCGCGCGTGGTGGCGGCGACCAAGGCCGACCTGCGCACGCTGTCCGATGCCGGCCAGTTCCGCGCCGACCTGTACTACCGCCTGAACGTGATCACGCTGGAGCTGCCGGCGCTGCGCGAGCGGCGCGAAGACGTGCCGCCACTGTTCGAGCATTTCGTCGCGCAGGCGGCGCTGCGCTTCGAGCGCGAGGTCGTGCCCGCAAGCGCGGCCGAACTGGCGGCGCTGGTCGCCTACCCCTGGCCGGGCAATGTGCGCGAGCTGCGCAACCTGGCCGAGCGCCACGTCCTCGGGCTGGGCTGCAACCCGGGCCATGGCACTGCCGCTCCGGCAGCGCTGCCGCTGGCGCAGGCGGTCGACCAGTTCGAGCGCGCGCTGATCGCCGATGCCATGCGCAGGCACGACGGCAATCTCAGCCGCGCCAGCGAGGCGCTTGGCGTGGCCAAGACCACGCTGTTCGACAAGGTGCGCAAGCACGGCCTGCAAGACCGGTAG
- a CDS encoding sensor histidine kinase — translation MTGPLHPPGDTPHAPTATQATHAMPARLPHGLRGAAPLLALLALAVLVGLAGALGYRYSYDNALARQAERGQVQLRLYTQALESELAHYDYVPGLLSLDERIAGLLLRPDDTARVARANEYLTALNARAGTRVVYVLDAHGKVLAASNWQRPDSYVGEDLSFRPYFQAAMEGQLGRFYGVGTTRSESGYYLSAPLGERDNPSGVAVVKIGLEPLENRWQGADSQMLLSDENGVVILASDPSWKLAALRPLSDEARQRLSRSLQYNRAPLPQLPLVSVRKLANGNGDTGGTGGTGGTVATGGNVGSSDELVRLRRGPPMLAQHAALPGTDWELTLLTNTSQARLAALNSAALAGVLTAFVLLLGAAWNVRRRIVNERLAARAALEAANSELERKVAERTADLSAVNHRLQAEVTERIRAETVLRQAQDGLLQAGKLAAVGQMSTGIAHELNQPLAALRTLSGNTGKFLERGDYATVRTNLDTIIGLVERMGRITGALKSFARKSGNGLRHARLGEAVDNALFLLQTRVEAVQPDLQRDIDPELAVVCDPNRLEQVLVNLLGNALDAVIGRPAPRIALHAHVTGGMVHLTVRDNGAGLSEEAFARLFEPFFTTKPAGQGLGLGLTLSAGILNENGGSLSASNHPDGGACFTLVLPLAPHEARAQDPKHAG, via the coding sequence ATGACCGGCCCGCTCCACCCTCCCGGCGATACCCCGCACGCGCCCACCGCCACGCAAGCCACGCACGCCATGCCCGCCCGCCTGCCCCACGGCCTGCGCGGCGCCGCACCGCTGCTGGCGTTGCTGGCGCTGGCCGTGCTGGTCGGGCTGGCCGGCGCGCTCGGCTACCGTTACAGCTACGACAACGCGCTGGCGCGCCAGGCCGAGCGCGGCCAGGTGCAGTTGCGCCTGTACACGCAGGCGCTGGAGAGCGAGCTGGCGCACTACGACTACGTGCCAGGCCTGCTGTCGCTGGACGAGCGCATCGCCGGGCTGCTGCTGCGCCCGGACGACACCGCGCGCGTGGCCCGCGCCAATGAATACCTGACCGCGCTCAATGCCCGCGCCGGCACGCGCGTGGTCTACGTGCTCGATGCGCACGGCAAGGTGCTGGCCGCCAGCAACTGGCAGCGCCCCGACAGCTACGTGGGCGAGGACCTCAGCTTCCGGCCTTACTTCCAGGCTGCGATGGAGGGCCAGCTCGGCCGCTTCTACGGTGTCGGCACCACGCGCAGCGAATCCGGCTACTACCTGTCGGCACCGCTTGGCGAGCGCGACAACCCGTCCGGCGTGGCGGTGGTCAAGATCGGGCTGGAACCGCTGGAAAACCGCTGGCAGGGCGCCGACAGCCAGATGCTGCTGAGCGACGAGAACGGCGTCGTGATCCTGGCCTCGGACCCGTCATGGAAGCTGGCCGCACTGCGCCCGCTGTCAGACGAGGCGCGCCAGCGGCTGTCGCGCAGCCTGCAGTACAACCGCGCGCCGCTGCCGCAGTTGCCGCTGGTCTCGGTGCGCAAGCTCGCGAACGGAAACGGGGACACTGGTGGCACTGGTGGCACTGGTGGCACCGTTGCCACCGGTGGCAACGTCGGCAGCAGCGACGAACTGGTGCGCCTGCGCCGCGGCCCGCCGATGCTGGCCCAGCACGCCGCCCTGCCCGGCACCGACTGGGAGCTGACGCTGCTGACCAATACTTCTCAGGCGCGCCTGGCGGCGCTCAACAGTGCCGCGCTGGCGGGCGTGCTGACCGCCTTCGTGCTGCTGCTGGGCGCGGCCTGGAACGTGCGCCGGCGCATCGTCAACGAGCGGCTGGCCGCGCGCGCCGCGCTGGAAGCCGCCAACAGCGAGCTGGAGCGCAAGGTGGCCGAGCGCACCGCCGACCTGTCCGCCGTCAACCACCGGCTGCAGGCCGAAGTGACCGAGCGCATCCGCGCCGAGACCGTGCTGCGCCAGGCGCAGGACGGCCTGCTGCAGGCCGGCAAGCTGGCCGCGGTGGGCCAGATGTCGACCGGCATCGCACACGAGCTGAACCAGCCGCTGGCGGCGCTGCGCACGCTGTCCGGCAACACCGGCAAGTTCCTGGAGCGCGGCGACTATGCCACCGTACGCACCAACCTCGACACCATCATCGGGCTGGTCGAGCGCATGGGCCGCATCACCGGCGCGCTCAAGTCGTTCGCGCGCAAGTCGGGCAATGGCCTCAGGCATGCCCGGCTGGGCGAGGCGGTCGACAACGCGCTGTTCCTGCTGCAAACCCGCGTGGAAGCGGTACAGCCCGACCTGCAGCGCGACATCGATCCCGAACTGGCCGTGGTCTGCGACCCCAACCGGCTCGAACAGGTGCTGGTCAACCTGCTCGGCAACGCCCTCGATGCGGTCATCGGCCGGCCCGCGCCGCGCATCGCGCTGCATGCGCACGTGACCGGCGGCATGGTCCACCTGACCGTGCGCGACAACGGCGCAGGCCTGTCCGAAGAAGCCTTCGCGCGGCTGTTCGAGCCGTTCTTCACCACCAAGCCCGCCGGGCAGGGCCTGGGGCTGGGCCTGACGCTGTCGGCCGGCATCCTCAACGAGAACGGCGGCAGCCTGTCAGCCTCCAACCACCCCGACGGCGGTGCCTGCTTCACGCTGGTGTTGCCGCTGGCGCCGCACGAGGCCAGGGCACAGGATCCCAAGCATGCCGGCTGA